The Streptomyces sp. Je 1-332 genome has a window encoding:
- a CDS encoding ATP-grasp domain-containing protein, which produces MPYNIFVLGLDEANLPTLRAVPNAQDYVFHPLLTVDELQSGEVSVPALLTKAEQILDAFDGHIDAIVGYWDFPVSTLIPILAERYGTRSTSLDSVVKCEHKYWSRLEQRRVTDAHPPFGRVDMESADPKPPEGMDFPMWLKPALSYSSELAYGVKDQTEFTEAADRIREGMGRIGRPFEDILARVELPPEMADVGGQVCLAEGALSGIQVAIEGYVHEGEVTVYGVLDSIQYPDSPCFLRHQYPSTLPEPVLERLRDVSEKVMRQIGMDAATFSIEYFYDPRTDSINLLEINPRHSQSHAELFEYVDGVPNHHCMLSLALGKDPELPFRQGEYKTAAKWYYRWFADATVHNVPSRKDIESIERRIPGVRVDVVVEEGQRLSDASEQDSYSYELAHIFTGGESEEDIRAKYDQCVAALGLTFDEAEPGGRDTKND; this is translated from the coding sequence ATGCCGTACAACATCTTCGTGCTCGGCCTCGACGAGGCCAACCTGCCGACACTGCGAGCGGTGCCGAACGCACAGGACTACGTCTTTCACCCCCTGCTCACCGTCGACGAGCTGCAGAGCGGCGAGGTGTCGGTCCCCGCTCTGCTCACCAAGGCCGAACAGATCCTCGACGCGTTCGACGGCCACATCGACGCGATCGTCGGCTACTGGGACTTCCCCGTCAGCACGCTCATCCCGATTCTCGCCGAGCGGTATGGCACGCGCAGCACCAGTCTGGATTCCGTGGTCAAGTGCGAGCACAAGTACTGGAGCCGACTGGAGCAGCGGCGGGTCACCGACGCGCACCCGCCGTTCGGCCGGGTCGACATGGAAAGCGCCGATCCCAAGCCTCCCGAGGGCATGGACTTCCCGATGTGGCTCAAGCCGGCGCTGTCGTACTCGTCGGAACTGGCATACGGGGTCAAGGACCAGACCGAGTTCACGGAGGCGGCCGACCGCATCCGTGAGGGGATGGGGCGCATCGGGCGGCCCTTCGAGGACATCCTCGCCCGCGTCGAGCTGCCCCCGGAGATGGCCGACGTGGGCGGCCAGGTGTGCCTGGCCGAAGGCGCCCTGAGCGGCATCCAGGTCGCGATCGAGGGGTACGTCCACGAGGGCGAGGTCACCGTCTACGGCGTCCTCGACTCGATCCAGTACCCCGACTCGCCGTGCTTCCTGCGCCACCAGTACCCCTCCACTCTCCCCGAGCCCGTGCTCGAACGGCTCCGGGACGTGTCCGAGAAGGTCATGCGGCAGATCGGCATGGACGCGGCGACCTTCAGCATCGAGTACTTCTACGACCCGCGGACCGACTCGATCAACCTGCTCGAGATCAATCCCCGCCACTCCCAGTCGCACGCGGAGTTGTTCGAGTACGTCGACGGAGTGCCCAACCACCACTGCATGCTGAGCCTCGCGCTCGGCAAGGACCCCGAACTGCCGTTCCGCCAGGGCGAGTACAAGACGGCCGCCAAGTGGTACTACCGCTGGTTCGCCGACGCCACGGTCCACAACGTGCCCTCCCGCAAGGACATCGAGAGCATCGAGCGGCGTATCCCCGGCGTGCGCGTCGACGTGGTGGTCGAGGAGGGGCAGCGCCTGTCGGACGCGTCCGAACAGGACAGCTACAGCTACGAGCTGGCTCACATCTTCACGGGCGGGGAGAGCGAGGAGGACATACGGGCCAAGTACGACCAGTGCGTGGCCGCCCTGGGCCTCACCTTCGACGAGGCCGAACCGGGTGGTCGCGACACGAAGAACGACTGA
- a CDS encoding HemK2/MTQ2 family protein methyltransferase, with protein sequence MIADTTAGAAPGRLLTLPGVYAPQDDTGLLARALCREDIGPGTDVLDLGTGSGALAVHAARLGARVTAVDIARRAVLTARLNALAARQRVTVLRGDLTAAVPGRSYDFVASNPPYVPSPSGRLPRRGAARAWDAGHDGRAVVDRICDAAPQVLRPGGVLLMVHSALCGTDETLRRLSKAGLETSVADRALIPLGPVLRSRLAFLRGQGLLGDEDLEELVVIRAERT encoded by the coding sequence ATGATCGCCGATACGACAGCGGGTGCGGCACCGGGACGTCTGCTGACCCTTCCCGGGGTCTACGCACCGCAGGACGACACGGGCCTCCTCGCCCGCGCCCTCTGCCGCGAGGACATCGGGCCGGGCACGGACGTACTGGACCTCGGCACCGGCAGTGGCGCGCTGGCCGTTCACGCGGCGCGGCTCGGCGCCCGGGTGACGGCGGTGGACATAGCCCGGCGGGCCGTCCTGACCGCCCGGCTCAACGCGCTGGCGGCGCGGCAGCGCGTCACCGTGCTGCGGGGCGACCTCACGGCCGCCGTACCGGGTCGGTCCTACGACTTCGTGGCGAGCAATCCCCCCTACGTGCCCTCCCCCTCCGGCCGGCTGCCGCGGCGCGGTGCGGCCCGTGCCTGGGATGCCGGGCACGACGGCCGCGCGGTGGTCGACAGGATCTGTGACGCGGCGCCGCAAGTGCTGCGCCCCGGAGGCGTGTTGCTCATGGTCCACTCGGCTCTGTGCGGAACCGACGAGACGCTGCGGCGCCTGTCGAAGGCAGGCCTGGAGACCTCGGTCGCCGACCGTGCCCTGATACCGCTCGGTCCTGTCCTGCGCTCGCGCCTGGCATTCCTGCGCGGTCAGGGTCTCCTGGGGGACGAGGACTTGGAAGAACTGGTGGTCATCCGTGCCGAACGCACCTGA
- a CDS encoding CDGSH iron-sulfur domain-containing protein: MPNAPEPAPPTARESRPRRVTIDPEGPLLVEGPVEVVAEDGSVIASRRFTAAICTCRRSRTYPWCDTSHRRRVKTEDNASSPTDTDTDTDTNTKDAENTTGEEAPDVR, encoded by the coding sequence GTGCCGAACGCACCTGAGCCCGCGCCACCGACCGCACGGGAGTCACGGCCCCGCCGGGTCACGATCGACCCCGAGGGCCCCCTGCTCGTCGAGGGGCCCGTCGAAGTGGTCGCGGAGGACGGCAGCGTGATCGCTTCCCGGCGCTTCACGGCCGCGATCTGCACGTGCCGCCGCAGCCGGACCTATCCGTGGTGCGACACCAGTCATCGCCGCCGCGTGAAGACCGAGGACAACGCCTCGTCGCCCACCGACACCGACACCGACACCGACACCAACACCAAGGATGCCGAGAACACCACGGGGGAGGAAGCACCCGATGTCCGTTGA
- a CDS encoding iron-containing redox enzyme family protein — MSVENQVAPDGVRESRHTSPDLPEPRGPLSRLVISTLRSGGSSGPLPLDTHDADPYGDDLQLALYTLYELHYQGFDGVREDLEWDPELLGLRRALEGRFLHALRANCRSTDSAERALADLLVEPIGHSDASVSHHLQRDGELWQLREYAAARSLYHLKEADPHAWVIPRLHGRAKAGMVAIEFDEFGAGRAEDIHARLFADLMADLSLETAYGYYLDAAPAEALATVNLMSLLGLHRALRGSLVGHFAAVEVTSSPGSRRLAKAMRRCGAGQAAERFYDEHVEADAVHEQVVRRDVIGGLLASEPGLEADVVFGIEATGFLEDRLGARLLAAWRDERSALRAPLAAAG; from the coding sequence ATGTCCGTTGAGAACCAGGTCGCCCCCGACGGCGTCCGCGAGTCGCGCCACACGAGCCCCGACCTGCCCGAGCCCCGCGGCCCGCTGTCCCGCCTCGTGATCAGCACGCTGCGCTCCGGCGGGAGCTCCGGTCCGCTGCCCCTCGACACGCACGACGCCGACCCGTACGGGGACGACCTCCAGCTCGCTCTCTACACGCTGTACGAGCTGCACTACCAAGGCTTCGACGGGGTCCGCGAGGACCTCGAATGGGATCCCGAGCTTCTTGGTCTGCGCCGCGCGCTCGAAGGGCGCTTCCTCCACGCCCTGCGCGCCAACTGCCGTTCCACGGACAGCGCCGAACGCGCCCTGGCCGACCTCCTGGTGGAACCCATCGGTCACAGCGACGCCAGTGTCAGCCACCACCTCCAACGCGACGGCGAGCTGTGGCAGTTGAGGGAGTACGCGGCCGCGCGCTCGCTGTACCACCTCAAGGAGGCCGACCCGCACGCCTGGGTCATCCCCCGGCTGCACGGCCGTGCCAAGGCGGGCATGGTGGCCATCGAGTTCGACGAGTTCGGGGCCGGGCGCGCCGAGGACATCCACGCCCGGCTCTTCGCCGATCTCATGGCGGACCTCTCGTTGGAGACGGCGTACGGCTACTACCTGGACGCCGCTCCCGCCGAGGCGCTCGCGACGGTCAATCTGATGTCCCTGCTCGGCCTGCACCGGGCGTTGCGTGGCTCGCTGGTCGGACACTTCGCCGCCGTCGAGGTGACCTCCTCGCCGGGGTCGCGGCGGCTGGCGAAGGCCATGCGCAGGTGCGGCGCAGGGCAGGCGGCCGAGCGGTTCTACGACGAGCATGTGGAGGCCGACGCCGTTCATGAGCAGGTGGTGCGCCGTGACGTGATCGGCGGCCTGCTCGCGAGCGAACCCGGCCTCGAGGCCGACGTGGTCTTCGGCATCGAGGCGACGGGCTTCCTGGAGGACCGCCTGGGCGCACGGCTTCTGGCCGCCTGGCGCGACGAACGCAGCGCCCTGCGCGCGCCGTTGGCGGCGGCAGGCTGA
- a CDS encoding MerR family transcriptional regulator codes for MSEGRRRGQGSDSTVTGLTTGALARRLGVSPTTLRTWDRRYGLGPARRDPGRHRRWSERDVAMVEEMGRLTSSGVPPAEAAHEALKLLDHGGGAEPGAQQPRQDALPRQRQRQPARPAPKQPPDTFVRRRRGLSRAAVRLDAPTLQDLLADAVESHSLVTAWQEVMVPTLHAVGRKWEEAGDRYVEVEHLLSWHVSRTLHRCATAPTAPTAPAQPGGASAAEAPLVLACVPGEQHSLPLEALSAALGELGVPQRMFGAAVPVEAVSAAVRRTGPAVVVLWAQARSTASVPLARHIADTRWGMRGARGRPVVMLAGPGWAGPAVRGALRPTSLREALTQIGRVRGEAEADRGR; via the coding sequence ATGAGCGAGGGGCGACGCCGCGGTCAGGGCAGCGATTCGACGGTCACCGGACTCACCACCGGCGCCCTGGCGCGGCGGCTCGGGGTGTCGCCGACGACGTTGCGGACCTGGGACCGCAGGTACGGACTCGGGCCTGCCCGGCGCGATCCCGGGCGCCATCGGCGCTGGTCCGAGCGTGACGTCGCCATGGTGGAGGAGATGGGTCGCCTGACCTCCTCGGGGGTACCCCCGGCCGAGGCGGCGCACGAGGCGCTCAAGCTGCTCGACCACGGCGGCGGTGCCGAACCCGGCGCCCAACAGCCCCGCCAGGACGCCCTGCCGCGTCAGCGTCAGCGACAGCCCGCGCGCCCCGCCCCGAAACAGCCGCCCGACACGTTCGTGCGCCGGCGACGCGGCCTCTCGCGCGCCGCTGTACGGCTCGACGCCCCCACCCTGCAGGACCTGCTGGCCGACGCGGTGGAGAGCCACAGTCTGGTCACCGCGTGGCAGGAGGTGATGGTGCCGACGCTGCACGCGGTGGGCCGTAAATGGGAGGAGGCCGGCGACCGTTACGTGGAGGTCGAGCATCTGCTCTCCTGGCACGTCTCCCGGACCCTGCACCGCTGTGCCACGGCCCCGACCGCTCCGACCGCTCCGGCCCAGCCGGGCGGCGCGTCCGCCGCCGAAGCGCCCCTCGTCCTGGCCTGCGTACCGGGTGAACAGCACTCACTCCCGCTGGAGGCGCTCAGCGCGGCGTTGGGTGAACTCGGCGTCCCACAACGCATGTTCGGGGCGGCCGTGCCGGTCGAAGCGGTCTCGGCAGCCGTGCGCAGAACGGGTCCGGCCGTCGTCGTGCTGTGGGCCCAGGCCCGCTCCACCGCGAGCGTCCCGCTGGCCCGGCACATCGCCGACACCCGGTGGGGGATGCGCGGCGCCCGCGGCCGCCCGGTGGTCATGCTCGCCGGGCCCGGGTGGGCGGGCCCCGCGGTGCGTGGCGCGCTGCGGCCCACCAGCCTGCGGGAGGCACTGACCCAGATCGGCAGAGTGCGCGGGGAGGCCGAGGCCGACCGGGGGAGGTGA
- a CDS encoding sigma-70 family RNA polymerase sigma factor: MSTLAPQQARVPAPDAEDEDEDEASLAAVYRRWGPLVHALAQRSLGDSREAEDITQQVFLAAWRCRAGYHPELGSPAAWLTGITRHRIADALHARARRAALVEGAGAQYATMRHRAQEGMDLALDRTLMTQELARLPAPQRTVLRLAFYEDLSHPQIAERTGWPLGTVKSHARRGLRGLRLRLEDVQDGG; encoded by the coding sequence ATGAGCACACTGGCGCCACAGCAGGCGCGAGTCCCCGCCCCGGACGCCGAGGACGAGGACGAGGACGAGGCGAGCCTCGCGGCGGTGTACCGCCGGTGGGGGCCCCTGGTGCACGCCCTGGCCCAACGCTCGCTCGGGGACAGTCGTGAGGCGGAGGACATCACGCAGCAGGTGTTCCTCGCCGCGTGGCGCTGCCGGGCGGGATACCACCCCGAACTCGGCAGCCCGGCAGCGTGGTTGACCGGGATCACACGGCACAGGATCGCCGACGCGCTCCATGCGCGCGCCCGACGGGCGGCGCTCGTCGAGGGTGCGGGGGCGCAGTACGCCACCATGCGTCACCGCGCCCAGGAGGGCATGGACCTCGCGCTCGACCGGACGCTGATGACGCAGGAGCTTGCGAGGCTGCCGGCGCCGCAGCGGACGGTGCTGCGCCTGGCGTTCTACGAGGACCTGAGCCATCCGCAGATCGCCGAGCGCACCGGCTGGCCGCTGGGCACGGTCAAGAGCCATGCCCGGCGCGGCTTGCGTGGTCTGCGGCTCCGCCTGGAGGACGTACAGGACGGCGGCTGA
- a CDS encoding C39 family peptidase: protein MRKRLVSTAIAVAAVGALVTPAAAQAEPAHPHSVSVLGHGSKAGTAVVSGQNEPGTRLSIGGARTRSAHTLPVDYQVQETGYWCGPAATRIALSARIAPPSQGALAAQLGTTEAGTDHISQVTGVLNANLGTGWYETKEMPNDPPTQAQKDLLWNDIVLDIDNNYPLVTNIVAPPGNQPPGYPSDQTIYHYFTVIGYDDANRTVLIADPASFGGNQIYWLSFDQLATLIPPKGYAA, encoded by the coding sequence ATGCGCAAGAGACTTGTCTCCACCGCGATCGCCGTGGCAGCGGTCGGCGCCCTCGTCACCCCGGCCGCCGCCCAGGCGGAGCCCGCCCACCCGCACAGCGTGTCCGTCCTCGGCCACGGCTCGAAAGCCGGCACCGCGGTCGTCAGCGGACAGAACGAGCCCGGCACCCGGCTGAGCATCGGCGGTGCCCGGACCAGGAGCGCACACACGCTCCCGGTCGACTACCAGGTCCAGGAGACCGGCTACTGGTGCGGGCCCGCCGCCACCCGCATCGCCCTGTCCGCAAGGATCGCCCCGCCGAGCCAGGGCGCGCTGGCCGCGCAGCTCGGCACCACCGAGGCGGGCACCGACCACATCAGCCAGGTGACCGGGGTGCTCAACGCCAACCTCGGCACCGGCTGGTACGAGACCAAGGAGATGCCGAACGACCCGCCCACGCAGGCGCAGAAGGACCTGCTGTGGAACGACATCGTCCTGGACATCGACAACAACTACCCGCTGGTGACCAACATCGTGGCCCCGCCCGGCAACCAGCCGCCCGGCTATCCGTCGGACCAGACGATCTACCACTACTTCACGGTCATCGGCTACGACGACGCGAATCGCACGGTCCTCATCGCCGACCCCGCCTCCTTCGGCGGCAACCAGATCTACTGGCTCTCCTTCGACCAGCTGGCCACCCTCATCCCGCCGAAGGGATACGCGGCCTGA
- a CDS encoding peptidoglycan-binding domain-containing protein, producing MRTTRTLTRRAAVATSLAIAGTLCAVPGMAQASAPPTASVASSGHGLKWFQERHGLPRTGSVDRATARALQQASDAELRRTFRTVADLGPEELANARTVIGVGKGAQIPEQGLVIALMTAMQESKFVNYLTPVDHDSLGIFQQRPSTGWGTPEQITDVATSSKSFYGVAPFGNNPGLIQIDGWQTMPPGDVCQAVQVSAYPDRYAQWEQFARDLLAQEGPTVPPIP from the coding sequence TTGCGCACTACTCGTACCCTCACCCGCCGCGCGGCCGTGGCCACCTCGCTCGCCATCGCCGGCACCCTCTGCGCCGTTCCCGGCATGGCCCAGGCCTCCGCGCCGCCCACGGCCTCCGTGGCATCCTCCGGGCACGGCCTGAAGTGGTTCCAGGAGCGTCACGGCCTGCCACGAACCGGCTCGGTCGACAGGGCGACCGCCAGAGCCCTGCAGCAGGCCTCCGATGCCGAACTGCGCCGCACGTTCCGGACAGTCGCCGACCTCGGGCCCGAGGAACTCGCCAACGCGCGCACCGTCATCGGTGTCGGCAAGGGTGCGCAGATCCCGGAACAGGGCCTGGTCATCGCGCTGATGACCGCCATGCAGGAATCGAAGTTCGTCAACTACCTGACGCCGGTGGACCACGACTCCCTGGGCATCTTCCAGCAGCGGCCGAGCACCGGCTGGGGCACTCCCGAGCAGATCACCGACGTCGCCACCTCGTCGAAGTCCTTCTACGGGGTGGCTCCCTTCGGCAACAACCCGGGGCTCATCCAGATCGACGGCTGGCAGACCATGCCCCCGGGTGACGTCTGCCAGGCCGTCCAGGTCTCCGCCTACCCCGACCGCTATGCGCAGTGGGAACAGTTCGCCCGCGACCTGCTCGCCCAGGAAGGGCCCACGGTCCCGCCGATTCCCTGA
- a CDS encoding helix-turn-helix domain-containing protein, with the protein MLRVYFTAEDLARVRVASGPDFLWEISNSVQTLQRRDGARVFGEWRRWARPRLSESCRLLSPLLPPHGCSPDFLTPTHGAGETLHAAVDTLVRTPLPRLRTDLSRVAASRRLPGWTESLARGDAAALRKLGRALHTYHLEALAPFWPRVHAQIDADRIIRLHSLLDGGIEGLLAGLGPQLRWRPPVLEVDYPVDQELLLDGRGLTLQPSFFCWPTPVTLADGELPPVLVYPIDHARDWTHDPAPAGRPDEGALGPLIGHTRAAVLRAARTGSSTVELARLLAVTHPAISQHVKVLRAAGLVTTVRRAGRSLHVATAEGRALLRSSGS; encoded by the coding sequence ATGTTGCGGGTGTACTTCACGGCCGAGGACCTGGCGCGGGTGCGGGTGGCCTCGGGTCCTGACTTCCTCTGGGAGATCAGCAACAGCGTACAGACGCTGCAACGGCGCGACGGGGCCAGGGTGTTCGGCGAGTGGCGGCGCTGGGCGAGACCGCGTCTCTCGGAGAGCTGCCGACTCCTTTCGCCGCTCCTGCCGCCGCACGGCTGCTCCCCGGACTTCCTCACCCCCACCCACGGCGCGGGCGAAACGCTGCACGCCGCGGTCGACACCCTCGTACGCACCCCGCTGCCGCGGCTGCGCACCGACCTGTCACGGGTGGCCGCGTCCCGTCGGCTGCCGGGCTGGACGGAGTCGCTGGCGCGAGGCGACGCCGCCGCGCTGCGGAAGTTGGGGCGAGCACTTCACACGTATCACCTGGAGGCGCTCGCGCCGTTCTGGCCCCGCGTCCACGCGCAGATCGACGCCGACCGCATCATCCGCCTGCACAGCCTCCTCGACGGTGGAATCGAGGGGCTCCTAGCCGGGCTCGGTCCCCAACTGCGCTGGCGACCGCCGGTGTTGGAGGTCGACTACCCGGTGGATCAGGAGCTGCTTCTCGACGGGCGAGGGCTCACTCTGCAGCCCTCGTTCTTCTGCTGGCCCACGCCCGTCACGCTCGCCGACGGCGAACTGCCGCCCGTCCTGGTGTATCCCATAGACCACGCGAGGGACTGGACGCACGACCCCGCACCCGCCGGCCGTCCGGACGAGGGCGCCCTGGGGCCACTCATCGGGCACACGCGCGCGGCCGTCCTCAGAGCGGCCCGCACCGGCTCGTCCACCGTAGAGCTCGCCCGTCTCCTGGCGGTCACCCACCCGGCCATAAGCCAGCACGTCAAGGTGCTGCGCGCCGCGGGCCTGGTGACCACGGTCCGCAGGGCGGGGCGTTCGCTCCATGTCGCGACGGCGGAAGGGCGCGCGCTGCTGCGCAGCAGCGGGTCGTAA
- a CDS encoding TIGR04222 domain-containing membrane protein has protein sequence MTAGPDGTNGAATLKFCSETARATDVRCRRRAPQPKDGVSGGGVGMRMYLRRATTKAGARRALGVYEVAYLAGGPRRVVECAVIALAERELVRLRASRIRAVHGELAAHPVELALVTACPHGRSTASVCADLQESPEVTQIGDRLADWGLVTRTRHQLTRAGRQRLRAAEQDAGLPAYVCGGPEVLPKGTVRRGVMEAQLVPSGLGRAMIRMAKALEHGSDSDHADSGSGCGGGGGGGGE, from the coding sequence ATGACCGCGGGACCTGACGGCACCAATGGGGCCGCCACCCTCAAGTTTTGCTCTGAAACCGCGCGGGCGACGGATGTGCGCTGTCGCCGTCGGGCACCACAGCCGAAAGACGGGGTGTCCGGAGGGGGTGTGGGCATGCGGATGTACTTGAGGCGGGCCACGACGAAGGCGGGGGCGCGGCGGGCCCTTGGCGTGTACGAGGTCGCGTATCTGGCGGGCGGGCCGCGGCGGGTGGTGGAGTGCGCGGTGATCGCGCTGGCCGAGCGCGAACTGGTCAGGCTCAGGGCTTCCCGGATCCGCGCGGTGCACGGCGAGTTGGCCGCGCACCCGGTCGAGCTCGCCCTGGTCACGGCGTGCCCGCACGGCCGCAGCACGGCGTCCGTGTGCGCGGATCTGCAGGAGTCCCCCGAAGTGACGCAGATCGGTGACCGGCTCGCCGACTGGGGCCTGGTGACCAGGACCAGGCATCAGCTGACCCGGGCCGGCAGGCAGCGGCTCCGGGCGGCGGAGCAGGACGCTGGCCTCCCGGCGTACGTGTGCGGCGGCCCCGAGGTCCTCCCGAAGGGGACGGTACGGCGCGGCGTCATGGAGGCGCAGCTGGTTCCGTCCGGCCTGGGCCGGGCCATGATCCGCATGGCCAAAGCCCTTGAGCACGGCTCGGACTCCGATCACGCCGACTCGGGCTCCGGCTGCGGAGGAGGCGGCGGGGGCGGGGGCGAATGA
- a CDS encoding AraC family transcriptional regulator, with amino-acid sequence MPNTLPFAIGTFDTIGPMSRAPFPHRHTFHEIVHVTGGTGGHVVDLAHFPLRPPNLCFIAPGQVHHWENVTGLEGSVILFTDDFLLDHPADRRALRELGPRSWLELHDEAAERTARLVADLDGEYRAGADGFESVLRALLHVLVVRAARMPARRPTSAAPSPRTRPGSVAAEFVTLLGTLEGCVQTVRACAQHLGVSESYLSDAVKTTTGRTPGELIRQARVHEAKRLLLRTELSVRQVAGRVGFADPAYFCRFFRRETGASPGDFRRGGGDIHHDHRLESIARARPRA; translated from the coding sequence ATGCCCAACACGCTGCCCTTCGCCATCGGCACCTTCGACACCATCGGGCCCATGTCGCGTGCGCCGTTCCCGCACCGGCACACCTTCCACGAGATCGTCCACGTCACCGGCGGCACCGGCGGGCACGTGGTCGATCTGGCCCACTTCCCGCTGCGTCCGCCGAACCTGTGCTTCATCGCCCCCGGACAGGTCCACCACTGGGAGAACGTCACCGGTCTCGAAGGGAGCGTCATCCTCTTCACCGACGACTTCCTCCTGGACCACCCCGCGGACCGCCGCGCACTGCGAGAACTCGGGCCACGCTCGTGGCTCGAACTCCACGACGAAGCGGCCGAACGGACCGCGCGCCTCGTCGCCGACCTCGACGGTGAATACCGTGCGGGGGCCGACGGGTTCGAGAGCGTGCTGCGGGCCCTGCTGCACGTCCTCGTGGTGCGGGCGGCGCGGATGCCCGCACGCCGGCCGACGTCGGCCGCGCCCTCGCCGCGCACGCGACCCGGCTCGGTCGCCGCGGAGTTCGTGACGCTGCTCGGCACTCTGGAAGGCTGTGTGCAGACCGTGCGCGCGTGCGCGCAGCACTTGGGTGTCTCCGAGAGCTACCTCAGCGACGCGGTGAAGACGACCACCGGCCGCACGCCCGGCGAACTGATCCGGCAGGCACGGGTGCACGAGGCCAAACGTCTGCTCCTGCGCACGGAGTTGTCGGTCCGTCAGGTCGCGGGGCGCGTCGGCTTCGCGGACCCCGCCTACTTCTGCCGGTTCTTCCGCCGCGAGACCGGCGCGAGCCCCGGCGACTTCCGGCGCGGCGGTGGCGATATTCACCACGACCACCGACTTGAGTCCATCGCCCGCGCACGCCCCCGCGCATAG
- a CDS encoding PP2C family serine/threonine-protein phosphatase: MPYITVTALSHPGLVRDHNEDSLAVGPWTLCGTMTENPQTLGFPLGNPLVVAVADGIGGQPGGEVASGLVVRQLATIGHSLDSEQAVHDALNACNHAVYAAAERDPELTTMGTTVAGVVLLGKELLVFNVGDSRVLDVSRRGADGTLRQVSVDDSPPPAPGRRTTSIVTQALGGALRFSAITPHVSTLPLIGGERFLVCSDGLTDPVPEDTLGEILAAHDGGRAVFELWKAAIEAGGPDNITLALITVVDDD, encoded by the coding sequence ATGCCGTACATAACAGTCACCGCGCTGAGCCACCCCGGACTCGTACGCGACCACAACGAGGACAGCCTTGCCGTCGGCCCATGGACGCTGTGCGGGACGATGACCGAGAACCCGCAGACCCTGGGGTTCCCGCTCGGCAACCCCCTCGTCGTCGCGGTCGCCGACGGCATCGGAGGTCAGCCCGGCGGCGAGGTCGCCAGCGGTCTCGTCGTACGGCAGCTGGCGACGATCGGGCACTCGCTGGACAGCGAGCAAGCCGTCCATGACGCGCTGAACGCCTGCAACCACGCCGTGTACGCGGCGGCCGAGCGGGATCCGGAGCTGACGACCATGGGAACGACGGTCGCCGGTGTCGTGCTCCTCGGGAAGGAACTGCTGGTGTTCAACGTCGGCGACAGCAGAGTGCTCGACGTGAGCCGCCGCGGCGCGGACGGCACTCTCCGCCAGGTGAGCGTCGACGACAGCCCGCCGCCCGCGCCCGGCAGGCGCACCACGTCGATCGTCACGCAGGCGCTCGGCGGCGCGCTTCGGTTCAGCGCGATCACACCGCACGTCAGCACCCTGCCGCTGATCGGGGGCGAACGCTTCCTGGTGTGCAGCGACGGCCTGACCGACCCCGTGCCAGAGGACACCCTCGGCGAGATCCTCGCGGCCCACGACGGCGGCCGTGCGGTCTTCGAACTGTGGAAGGCCGCGATCGAGGCCGGCGGCCCCGACAACATCACGCTCGCGCTGATCACGGTCGTCGACGACGACTGA
- a CDS encoding L-threonylcarbamoyladenylate synthase, with translation MAKYFDVHPENPQQRSISTVADSIRSGALIAYPTDSCFALGCQLGNRDGLDRIRKIRNLDDRHHFTLVCENFAQLGQFVHVDNDVFRAIKAATPGSYTFILPATKEVPRQLLHPKKKTVGVRIPDHVVTQALLTELGEPLLSSTLLLPDEEEPLTQGWEIKERLDHVVDAVVDSGDCGTSPTTVIDFSGGEAEIVRRGAGDTSRFE, from the coding sequence ATGGCGAAGTATTTTGACGTGCACCCCGAGAATCCCCAGCAGCGGAGCATCAGCACCGTGGCCGACAGCATCCGCTCCGGTGCGTTGATCGCGTATCCGACGGACTCCTGTTTCGCCCTCGGCTGCCAGCTGGGCAACCGCGACGGCCTCGACCGGATCCGGAAGATCCGGAACCTCGACGATCGCCACCACTTCACCCTGGTGTGCGAGAACTTCGCGCAGCTCGGTCAGTTCGTGCACGTCGACAACGACGTGTTCCGTGCGATCAAGGCGGCCACCCCGGGCAGCTACACCTTCATCCTGCCCGCGACGAAGGAGGTGCCGCGCCAGCTCCTGCACCCGAAGAAGAAGACGGTCGGCGTCCGGATCCCCGACCACGTCGTCACGCAGGCCCTGCTCACCGAGCTCGGTGAGCCGCTGCTCTCCAGCACCCTGCTCCTGCCGGACGAGGAGGAGCCGCTGACCCAGGGCTGGGAGATCAAGGAGCGTCTCGACCACGTGGTGGACGCCGTGGTCGACTCGGGAGACTGCGGCACGAGCCCGACCACGGTCATCGACTTCTCCGGCGGCGAGGCGGAGATCGTGCGCCGAGGGGCGGGCGACACCTCGCGGTTCGAGTAG